Proteins from a single region of Pseudomonas fulva:
- the otnI gene encoding 2-oxo-tetronate isomerase → MPRFAANLSMLYPQHDFLDRFAAAAADGFAAVEYLFPYDYSAPELKQRLSDNGLVQALFNTPPGDWAAGERGIASLPGREAQFRVGVAKALEYAQVLGNDRIHVMAGLLPSENLRAAHQAVYLENLAYAAEQARGAGVTVLIEPINTRDMPGFFLNRQDQAQAIVRQVGADNLKVQFDCYHCQIVEGDLTMKLRRDFSGIGHIQIAGVPDRHEPDMGELNYAQLFEVIDELGYTGWIGCEYRPKGDTSEGLEWLRQLKA, encoded by the coding sequence ATGCCTCGTTTCGCCGCCAACCTCAGCATGCTGTACCCGCAGCATGACTTTCTGGACCGCTTCGCTGCGGCTGCCGCCGATGGCTTCGCGGCGGTTGAGTATCTGTTCCCCTACGACTACAGCGCCCCAGAGCTGAAACAGCGCCTGAGCGACAATGGCCTGGTGCAGGCACTGTTCAACACCCCGCCAGGCGACTGGGCAGCCGGCGAGCGCGGTATCGCCAGCCTGCCGGGCCGCGAGGCGCAATTCCGCGTCGGCGTGGCCAAGGCGCTGGAGTACGCCCAGGTACTGGGCAACGACCGCATCCATGTGATGGCCGGCCTGCTGCCGAGCGAAAACCTGCGTGCAGCGCATCAGGCGGTGTACCTGGAAAACCTCGCCTATGCCGCCGAGCAGGCCCGTGGCGCTGGTGTAACGGTGCTGATCGAGCCGATCAATACCCGTGACATGCCGGGCTTCTTCCTCAACCGCCAGGACCAGGCCCAGGCCATCGTCCGCCAAGTGGGTGCCGATAATCTCAAGGTGCAGTTCGACTGCTACCACTGCCAGATCGTCGAAGGCGACCTGACCATGAAGCTGCGCCGTGATTTCTCTGGCATCGGCCACATCCAGATCGCTGGCGTACCGGACCGCCATGAACCGGACATGGGCGAACTGAACTACGCGCAGCTGTTCGAGGTGATCGATGAATTGGGGTACACCGGCTGGATCGGCTGCGAGTACCGCCCAAAGGGCGATACCAGCGAAGGCCTGGAGTGGCTGCGTCAGCTCAAGGCCTGA
- a CDS encoding aldolase → MSNEKALREEICDVGRLLYGRGYTVGSAGNISARLDDGWLITPTDACLGRMHPDDIAKVNLAGEWVSGNKPSKTLALHRQVYDRNPGVGGVVHTHSTHLVALTLAGVWREDDILPPLTPYQVMKVGHIPLIGYQRPGSPVVAERVAQLANSVRGVMLERLGPVIWESSVAKACYALEELEETARLWLMSDPKPAPLPQQALEELNQVFGANW, encoded by the coding sequence ATGAGCAATGAAAAAGCCCTGCGCGAGGAAATCTGTGATGTCGGTCGGCTGCTGTATGGGCGCGGCTACACAGTGGGCAGCGCCGGCAACATCAGCGCCCGCCTGGATGACGGCTGGCTGATCACCCCTACCGACGCCTGCCTGGGTCGCATGCACCCGGACGACATCGCCAAGGTCAACCTGGCCGGCGAATGGGTGTCCGGCAACAAGCCGTCCAAGACCCTGGCCCTGCACCGCCAGGTCTATGACCGCAACCCGGGAGTCGGCGGCGTGGTACACACCCATTCCACCCACTTGGTAGCGCTGACCCTGGCCGGCGTGTGGCGTGAAGACGACATCCTGCCACCTCTGACCCCCTATCAGGTAATGAAGGTCGGCCACATCCCGCTGATCGGCTACCAGCGCCCAGGCTCGCCCGTTGTGGCCGAGCGCGTGGCGCAGCTGGCCAACAGCGTGCGTGGCGTGATGCTCGAGCGGCTCGGCCCGGTGATCTGGGAAAGCTCGGTGGCCAAGGCCTGCTACGCCCTCGAAGAGCTCGAGGAAACCGCCCGACTGTGGCTGATGAGCGACCCCAAACCCGCTCCGCTGCCCCAACAGGCGCTGGAAGAACTCAATCAGGTCTTCGGCGCGAACTGGTAA
- the otnK gene encoding 3-oxo-tetronate kinase, which translates to MNMTSRPLLGCIADDFTGATDLANMLVRGGMRTVQSIGIPSAEVAAGLDADAIVIALKSRTTPAAEAVAESLAAMEWLRERGCEQIFFKYCSTFDSTPAGNIGQVSEALLAKLGGDFSIACPAFPENGRTIFRGHLFVQDQLLNESGMQNHPLTPMGDANLLRVLDAQTQGKVGLLRYDTVANGSDAVRARIAELRAEGVTMAIADAVSDADLYTLGEACADLPLLTGGSGLALGLPGNFRKAGKLRDIDAAQRIDIPGGDVVLAGSASVATNGQVSAWLEAGRPALRIDPLALAAGQRVVEQAITFARDSGQTVLIYATSAPDEVKAVQQKLGAERAGAMVEDALGQIAKGLLAAGIRRFVVAGGETSGTVVQALGVQLLKIGAQIDPGVPATVSDGRQPLALALKSGNFGARDFFAKALKQLAGEA; encoded by the coding sequence ATGAACATGACTTCTCGCCCGCTGCTGGGCTGCATCGCCGATGACTTCACTGGCGCCACCGACCTGGCCAACATGCTGGTGCGCGGCGGCATGCGCACCGTGCAGAGCATCGGCATTCCCAGCGCAGAAGTGGCTGCCGGCCTGGATGCCGACGCCATCGTCATCGCCTTGAAGTCGCGCACCACGCCGGCCGCCGAAGCCGTCGCCGAGTCCCTGGCGGCCATGGAGTGGCTGCGCGAGCGCGGCTGCGAGCAGATCTTCTTCAAGTACTGCTCGACCTTCGACTCCACCCCGGCCGGCAATATCGGCCAGGTCAGCGAGGCGCTGCTGGCCAAACTGGGCGGCGATTTCAGCATCGCTTGCCCGGCGTTCCCGGAGAACGGCCGGACGATTTTCCGCGGCCACCTGTTCGTCCAGGATCAACTGCTCAATGAGTCGGGCATGCAGAATCACCCGCTGACGCCAATGGGTGACGCCAACCTGCTGCGCGTGCTCGATGCCCAGACCCAGGGCAAGGTCGGCCTGCTGCGCTATGACACCGTGGCCAATGGCAGCGATGCCGTGCGTGCGCGCATCGCCGAACTGCGTGCCGAGGGTGTAACCATGGCGATTGCCGATGCCGTGTCGGACGCCGATCTCTACACCCTGGGCGAAGCCTGCGCCGACCTGCCGCTGCTTACCGGCGGCTCGGGCCTGGCCCTGGGATTGCCGGGCAACTTCCGCAAGGCCGGCAAACTGCGCGACATCGACGCCGCCCAGCGCATCGATATTCCCGGTGGTGACGTGGTGCTGGCCGGCAGTGCTTCGGTGGCTACCAACGGCCAGGTCAGCGCCTGGCTTGAAGCCGGCCGCCCGGCGCTGCGCATCGACCCGCTGGCCTTGGCGGCCGGCCAGCGGGTGGTCGAACAGGCCATCACCTTCGCCCGCGACTCTGGCCAGACCGTACTGATCTACGCCACCAGCGCCCCGGACGAAGTCAAGGCCGTGCAACAGAAGCTTGGCGCCGAGCGCGCCGGGGCGATGGTCGAAGACGCCCTCGGGCAGATCGCCAAGGGGCTGCTGGCTGCGGGCATACGCCGCTTCGTGGTCGCTGGCGGGGAAACCTCCGGCACCGTGGTCCAGGCACTGGGCGTGCAACTGCTGAAGATCGGCGCGCAGATTGACCCGGGCGTACCGGCCACGGTCAGCGACGGCAGGCAACCGCTCGCCCTGGCGCTGAAGTCCGGCAACTTCGGTGCCCGCGACTTCTTCGCCAAGGCCCTCAAACAGCTGGCAGGAGAAGCCTGA
- a CDS encoding SLC13 family permease: protein MTPLMLMLIAGAGIALLLFLVLKYKFQPFVALMLVSIIVALVAGVKPADLVATIEGGMGKTLGHIAIIIALGAMIGRIIELSGGAEALAKTLIERFGNRRTPLALTVAGFMVGIPVFFEVGVIILMPLAYGVARAARKPLLIFALPMCAALLAVHAFLPPHPGAVAAASQLGADLGRVLLLGIPLVAVVCMVGYFIAGRMTRKTYPMTDDIRAEVYGPHVTNADLEAWARNDHSTVREVAESKEFGAEANAGSLAKSLPPAPAPGFGLIITLILLPIVLILLGTLATTLLPAGSMLRDVLTVLGAPLVALLIDTLLCAWLLGSRRGWSSSQVSDVLGSALPGVAMVILIAGAGGVFGKVLVDTGIGAVVSEALRHTGLPVLALGFILTMLLRAVQGSTTVALVTTAGILSPLIATLDLSANHLALLCLAMGGGGLAMSHINDAGYWMFTKLAGLNVADGLRTWTVLVTILGTLGFVMTLILWPFV from the coding sequence ATGACACCACTCATGTTGATGCTGATCGCCGGTGCCGGTATCGCACTGCTGCTGTTTCTGGTCCTCAAATACAAATTCCAGCCCTTCGTGGCGCTGATGCTGGTCAGCATCATCGTCGCCCTGGTGGCAGGTGTGAAACCTGCCGACCTGGTGGCCACCATCGAAGGTGGCATGGGTAAAACCCTCGGCCATATCGCGATCATCATCGCCCTGGGCGCGATGATCGGGCGCATCATCGAGTTGTCCGGCGGCGCCGAGGCGCTGGCCAAGACGCTCATCGAGCGCTTCGGCAACCGGCGCACGCCACTGGCGTTGACCGTGGCCGGCTTCATGGTCGGTATCCCGGTGTTCTTCGAGGTCGGCGTGATCATCCTCATGCCGCTGGCTTACGGTGTGGCGCGTGCTGCGCGCAAACCGCTGCTGATCTTCGCTTTGCCGATGTGCGCCGCCCTGCTGGCGGTGCATGCCTTCCTGCCACCGCACCCGGGTGCCGTGGCGGCTGCCAGCCAGCTAGGCGCTGACCTGGGTCGCGTATTGCTGCTGGGCATTCCGCTGGTCGCGGTGGTGTGCATGGTCGGCTACTTCATCGCCGGGCGCATGACCCGCAAAACCTACCCGATGACCGACGACATTCGTGCCGAGGTGTATGGCCCCCACGTAACCAACGCCGACCTGGAAGCCTGGGCGCGCAACGACCACTCCACCGTGCGTGAAGTGGCCGAGAGCAAGGAATTCGGCGCCGAGGCCAATGCCGGCAGCCTGGCCAAAAGCCTGCCGCCGGCCCCTGCCCCGGGTTTCGGCCTGATCATTACGTTGATCCTGCTGCCGATCGTGCTGATCCTGCTCGGCACTCTGGCCACCACCCTGCTGCCAGCCGGTTCGATGCTGCGTGACGTGCTGACCGTACTGGGTGCGCCGCTGGTAGCGCTGCTGATCGACACGCTGCTATGCGCCTGGCTGCTGGGTTCGCGCCGTGGCTGGAGCAGTTCGCAGGTCTCCGACGTGCTCGGCTCGGCGCTACCGGGCGTAGCGATGGTGATCCTCATTGCCGGTGCTGGTGGCGTGTTCGGCAAGGTGCTGGTCGACACCGGTATCGGAGCGGTTGTCTCCGAGGCGCTGCGCCACACCGGGCTGCCTGTACTGGCCCTGGGCTTCATCCTGACCATGCTGCTGCGCGCAGTGCAGGGTTCGACCACCGTGGCACTGGTGACCACCGCCGGTATCCTCAGCCCGCTGATCGCCACCCTCGATCTATCGGCCAACCATCTCGCGCTGCTGTGCCTGGCCATGGGCGGTGGCGGCCTGGCGATGTCGCACATCAACGACGCCGGCTACTGGATGTTCACCAAGCTGGCCGGCCTGAACGTCGCCGACGGCCTGCGCACCTGGACCGTGCTGGTCACCATCCTGGGCACCTTGGGCTTCGTGATGACCCTCATCCTGTGGCCATTCGTTTGA